In a single window of the Melioribacteraceae bacterium genome:
- a CDS encoding 3-hydroxybutyryl-CoA dehydrogenase (converts (S)-3-hydroxybutanoyl-CoA to 3-acetoacetyl-CoA): MFEIKNVAVIGSGTMGSGIAHVLATKGFNVSLIDKDSSTLKRALETIESNLNRQIKKGIILEESRKSILENICLIAGVENVSLDTDFVIEAIYENKEAKKSVYEILNSRLSDDIIFATNTSSISISELAPKNRADNFIGMHFMNPVPVMKLVEIIKGHDTSQKTLKITNDLTNQLDKIPIVVEDYPGFIANRILMPMINEAIFALYEGVATREAIDEIMKLGMAHPMGPLTLADFIGLDVCLNILEVLYEGFGDPKYRACPLLRKMVAANKLGKKTGSGFYEYST; this comes from the coding sequence ATGTTCGAAATAAAAAATGTTGCAGTCATTGGAAGTGGGACTATGGGTTCTGGTATCGCTCACGTCCTAGCTACAAAAGGATTTAATGTAAGTTTAATTGATAAAGATAGTTCTACACTTAAAAGAGCTCTTGAAACTATTGAGTCTAATTTAAACCGTCAGATCAAAAAAGGAATAATTTTAGAAGAAAGTAGAAAGAGTATTTTAGAAAATATTTGCCTGATCGCGGGTGTCGAAAATGTATCACTTGATACTGACTTCGTGATAGAAGCAATCTATGAAAATAAAGAGGCTAAAAAGTCTGTTTATGAAATTCTCAACAGCCGACTTTCCGACGATATAATTTTTGCCACCAATACTTCATCAATATCAATCTCTGAACTTGCTCCCAAAAATCGCGCTGATAATTTTATTGGTATGCATTTTATGAATCCTGTGCCCGTAATGAAACTGGTTGAGATAATCAAAGGTCATGACACATCTCAAAAGACACTTAAAATTACAAATGATTTAACTAATCAACTCGATAAAATTCCAATAGTTGTTGAAGATTATCCTGGGTTTATAGCCAATAGAATTTTAATGCCGATGATTAATGAGGCAATATTCGCATTATACGAAGGTGTCGCCACTAGAGAAGCAATTGATGAAATTATGAAATTAGGAATGGCGCATCCAATGGGTCCACTAACGTTAGCAGATTTCATTGGATTGGATGTTTGCCTAAATATTCTTGAAGTGTTATATGAAGGATTTGGGGATCCAAAGTATAGAGCGTGCCCATTGTTAAGAAAAATGGTAGCCGCGAATAAACTTGGGAAAAAGACCGGAAGTGGCTTCTATGAATATTCTACATAA
- a CDS encoding ParB/RepB/Spo0J family partition protein has protein sequence MKQGLGRGLDALINPQLKNNINVPVAISNKDISKDDGSSYDILAKLPINSISPNPYQPRTEFDPKALDELKKSILENGLIQPITVRRVDKDKYQLISGERRLRACTEIGILDIPAYIIKVETKEAMLALSLIENIQRERLNAIEVANAYKRLMEECNLSQEEIAVKVGKDRTTITNSIRLLKLPLKVQNCLIKNEITAGHARALINLPSEISQLEILEKILKENYSVRKVEEIVRKKLESRTKIKKEAGDKGSTANLSSKELVDRFQRILGTKVLLKQKKNGHGEIIIQFYSLDELDRLHELFEIIEKNN, from the coding sequence TTGAAACAAGGTTTAGGGCGTGGGTTGGATGCTCTCATTAATCCTCAATTAAAAAATAACATTAATGTTCCGGTGGCAATAAGTAATAAAGATATTTCAAAAGATGATGGTTCTTCCTACGATATTCTTGCTAAATTACCAATAAATTCCATTTCACCAAATCCATATCAACCTCGAACAGAATTTGATCCCAAAGCTCTCGATGAATTAAAAAAATCTATTCTTGAAAATGGATTAATCCAACCAATTACGGTTAGAAGAGTAGATAAGGATAAATATCAGTTAATTTCGGGAGAAAGAAGACTTCGAGCTTGCACTGAGATTGGAATTCTCGATATCCCGGCATATATAATTAAGGTCGAGACAAAAGAAGCAATGCTGGCTCTTTCACTTATTGAAAACATTCAAAGGGAGAGACTAAATGCCATTGAAGTTGCTAATGCCTATAAAAGACTGATGGAAGAATGTAACCTATCCCAAGAAGAAATTGCGGTTAAGGTAGGTAAGGATAGAACTACTATTACAAATTCCATTCGACTTCTTAAACTTCCGCTCAAGGTTCAAAATTGCTTGATCAAAAATGAAATTACTGCAGGGCATGCACGAGCCCTTATTAATTTACCGAGTGAAATATCACAACTTGAAATTCTCGAAAAAATATTAAAGGAAAATTATTCGGTAAGAAAAGTTGAGGAGATAGTCCGAAAAAAATTAGAATCTAGAACTAAAATTAAAAAAGAAGCCGGAGATAAGGGTTCTACCGCTAATTTATCCTCAAAAGAATTGGTAGATAGATTTCAAAGAATTTTAGGCACTAAAGTTTTGTTAAAACAGAAGAAGAATGGACATGGTGAAATTATTATTCAGTTTTACTCATTAGATGAATTAGATAGACTTCATGAATTATTTGAAATCATTGAAAAGAATAATTAG
- a CDS encoding 3-dehydroquinate dehydratase: MKILIINGPNLSKIKLRDKDIYGSLSFDELINSLKKEFAKDFFEIVFHEFEGEIITSIHNAPLNFDGIIINPGGFSHTSVAIRDAMELSKIPIIEVHLSNISGRENFRNVSITASKAKGYISGFKHFSYFAAVYLLKKHNIN; the protein is encoded by the coding sequence ATGAAAATACTTATAATTAACGGTCCAAATTTAAGTAAGATCAAGCTACGAGATAAAGATATTTATGGGTCCCTTTCATTTGATGAATTAATAAATAGTTTGAAGAAGGAGTTTGCGAAGGATTTTTTTGAAATTGTTTTCCATGAATTCGAGGGGGAGATAATTACATCAATTCATAATGCTCCCCTCAATTTTGATGGAATTATTATTAATCCGGGTGGATTTTCTCACACATCTGTTGCAATTAGGGATGCGATGGAGTTATCAAAAATCCCAATAATTGAGGTTCATCTTTCAAATATTTCTGGGCGTGAAAATTTTAGAAATGTGAGTATTACTGCATCAAAAGCTAAAGGTTATATTAGCGGTTTCAAACATTTTTCGTATTTTGCGGCTGTTTATTTATTAAAAAAACATAACATTAATTGA
- a CDS encoding CDP-alcohol phosphatidyltransferase family protein — MKINFRELYLAPNLISLFRLLLFLPLQFIFSSLNQSQYFEIYLISIIFIAFASDLLDGFIARKFNIITEFGKIIDPLADKVLVLQFVLNLLILNKLPFLYVLIVFTRDILIFIGGIYLSNRLNKVLPSNLLGKVAVFSIGVTIILSILAPNSALFLWVMRISIVFLFISFAAYVLRGTESLK, encoded by the coding sequence ATGAAAATTAATTTCAGAGAGTTATATCTTGCTCCGAATTTAATTAGCCTTTTCCGCCTTCTTTTATTTTTACCACTCCAATTTATATTTTCATCTTTAAACCAGTCTCAATATTTCGAAATTTATTTGATTAGCATAATTTTTATCGCGTTTGCATCCGATCTTCTTGATGGATTTATTGCTAGAAAATTTAATATTATCACAGAATTTGGAAAGATTATCGATCCGCTTGCGGACAAAGTGTTAGTTCTACAGTTTGTACTTAATTTATTGATATTAAATAAGTTACCATTTTTATATGTCTTGATTGTTTTCACAAGAGATATTCTTATTTTCATAGGTGGCATATATTTATCGAATAGGTTGAATAAGGTCCTACCTTCAAATTTATTAGGTAAAGTTGCTGTATTTTCGATTGGAGTAACAATCATACTCTCAATACTTGCTCCCAATAGTGCTCTCTTTTTGTGGGTCATGAGAATTTCAATTGTGTTTTTATTTATTTCTTTTGCGGCGTATGTTCTTCGCGGCACCGAATCATTAAAGTGA
- a CDS encoding peptidoglycan DD-metalloendopeptidase family protein, producing the protein MKKFYYFSKSKLKFVEIRSFYKKFVFLVSFFSVLVSFFIFGTYLIFNEIINPNSELKSLKKTNEILKSKLQSFADKYESLDKQLSNISSKSKELRLVTNLDKIEEDEVFGIGGSIFEPVSKSPAELTDYLNDLEKYVNNVSLKVKFEKNNFNEIENALKQNSLMYDAIPAITPCTGRIADDFGMRFHPILKITRMHNGIDIITDIGTKVYSPGGGVVEFAGRRGGHGITLEIDHGFGYKTLYSHLSKIAVKEGQKIKRGDLIAYTGNTGQLTTGPHLHYEVRHNGVALNPRNFIYDDINLFEIVKK; encoded by the coding sequence ATGAAAAAATTCTATTACTTTTCAAAATCGAAGCTGAAATTCGTTGAAATACGAAGCTTTTATAAAAAGTTCGTATTTCTAGTCTCATTTTTTTCAGTGCTTGTCTCATTTTTTATATTTGGGACGTATCTTATTTTTAATGAGATTATTAATCCGAATTCCGAGCTTAAAAGCCTCAAGAAAACCAACGAAATTCTCAAATCTAAACTTCAATCATTTGCAGATAAATACGAATCACTAGATAAACAATTATCAAATATTTCCTCTAAATCTAAAGAATTACGACTTGTCACAAATTTAGATAAAATTGAGGAAGATGAAGTATTTGGTATTGGTGGTTCGATTTTTGAGCCAGTCAGCAAATCACCCGCTGAGCTTACCGATTATCTGAACGATCTTGAAAAATATGTTAATAATGTATCGTTAAAGGTAAAATTTGAGAAAAATAACTTCAACGAAATTGAAAATGCGCTTAAACAAAACAGTTTAATGTATGATGCTATACCGGCTATTACCCCATGTACCGGCAGAATAGCCGACGATTTTGGCATGCGGTTTCATCCAATTCTAAAAATTACCCGAATGCATAATGGCATTGATATAATTACCGATATCGGGACGAAAGTTTATTCGCCTGGTGGTGGTGTTGTTGAATTTGCTGGCAGAAGAGGGGGACATGGAATTACGTTGGAAATCGATCATGGATTTGGTTATAAAACACTCTATAGCCACTTAAGCAAAATAGCTGTAAAAGAAGGTCAAAAAATAAAACGGGGAGATTTAATAGCTTATACCGGAAATACAGGTCAACTAACAACAGGCCCTCATCTTCACTACGAAGTGCGTCATAACGGTGTTGCTCTTAATCCTCGAAATTTCATTTATGATGATATCAATCTTTTTGAAATTGTCAAAAAATAA
- a CDS encoding metal-dependent hydrolase, translating into MKLRYFSHSAFMITTDNGIKILIDPFITGNPTCPVSADEISADYIILTHAHGDHIGDAFTIAKRCNSTFICVNELANYCIDKGFNAHNMHIGGGHNFEFGRVKFTIAHHGSMTPDNTYGGEPAGVIISIGNKIIYHTGDTGLFYDMKLIGEINKIDYMLLPIGDNFTMGIDDAVKAVEFVNPGIAVPMHYNTFPIIAADPQDFKAKVEAINKKALVMNFGEEINI; encoded by the coding sequence ATGAAACTAAGATATTTCTCTCATTCAGCATTTATGATCACTACTGACAATGGGATAAAAATTTTGATTGATCCATTTATTACCGGAAATCCGACTTGTCCTGTATCGGCAGATGAAATTTCGGCTGACTATATAATATTAACTCACGCACATGGTGATCATATTGGCGATGCATTCACAATAGCTAAAAGATGCAACTCCACCTTTATCTGCGTCAATGAATTGGCAAACTACTGTATAGATAAAGGATTCAACGCACATAATATGCATATAGGGGGAGGTCATAATTTTGAGTTCGGCAGGGTAAAATTCACGATTGCTCATCATGGCTCAATGACTCCGGATAATACTTATGGCGGAGAACCTGCAGGTGTAATCATCTCTATTGGTAATAAGATCATTTATCATACAGGCGATACGGGTTTATTTTATGATATGAAATTAATTGGTGAAATAAACAAAATTGATTATATGCTTCTTCCTATTGGTGATAATTTTACGATGGGAATAGATGACGCGGTAAAAGCTGTTGAGTTTGTTAATCCGGGTATTGCGGTCCCTATGCATTATAATACTTTTCCGATAATTGCCGCAGATCCTCAAGATTTCAAAGCAAAGGTTGAGGCAATAAATAAAAAAGCCCTGGTAATGAATTTTGGGGAAGAAATAAATATATAA
- a CDS encoding AAA family ATPase → MHKLWNEIDGQVTVKKSLQKIIDSRRVPHAFLFFGQEGVGKFFCALQLAKILNSQSNIEDCEKIVKKISLLQEPYIKMIFPLPRGKNELPEDGSLAKLSKSCVEEVQTQLIKKSENPYHKIFIEDANTIKINSIREIKKFLTTSAFEDNIYRLIIILDAHLMNEQSQNALLKSIEEPPEKVIFILITSDKEKLLPTIRSRSTLVEFAALGDSDLISILKKYYNIDESVSSPVIKFFEGSVINAVNMINMDLTVVMELTIELLRYSLAKKYDQAIKVFNKFMSEFGQDSVHMLLKMIKFWMGDTIKNKRNGSEIYFEKYVDTIQKFNQRFPETDPLLILAKIEKLENTLNHNVNLNVFCLNLIFTLASISIRK, encoded by the coding sequence ATGCATAAACTTTGGAATGAGATTGATGGTCAAGTCACCGTAAAAAAATCTCTTCAAAAGATTATAGATTCAAGGCGTGTTCCTCACGCCTTTCTTTTTTTTGGCCAGGAAGGGGTTGGTAAATTTTTCTGCGCTTTACAATTGGCTAAAATATTAAATAGCCAATCTAATATTGAAGATTGTGAAAAAATCGTAAAAAAGATTTCTCTCCTTCAAGAGCCATATATTAAAATGATTTTTCCTCTGCCAAGAGGTAAAAATGAGCTCCCTGAAGATGGTTCACTCGCAAAACTATCAAAAAGTTGTGTTGAGGAAGTTCAAACTCAGTTAATTAAAAAATCTGAGAATCCATATCACAAAATATTTATAGAAGACGCTAATACAATAAAAATAAATTCAATTCGAGAGATCAAGAAATTCTTAACAACATCAGCTTTTGAAGATAATATTTATCGCTTAATTATTATCCTTGATGCACATTTGATGAATGAACAATCTCAGAACGCACTTCTAAAAAGTATTGAAGAACCACCGGAAAAAGTAATTTTTATTCTAATCACTTCGGATAAAGAAAAGTTGTTGCCCACTATTAGATCGCGTTCAACTCTGGTTGAATTTGCGGCTCTGGGCGATTCTGATTTAATTTCCATTTTAAAAAAATATTATAATATTGATGAGAGTGTGTCGTCACCCGTAATTAAATTTTTTGAAGGTTCCGTTATAAATGCTGTTAATATGATTAACATGGACCTAACTGTTGTAATGGAATTGACAATAGAATTATTAAGATATTCTCTTGCCAAAAAGTATGATCAGGCTATAAAGGTATTTAATAAATTTATGAGTGAATTTGGGCAAGATTCTGTACACATGTTATTAAAAATGATTAAGTTTTGGATGGGTGATACGATAAAGAACAAAAGAAATGGTTCTGAGATTTATTTTGAAAAATATGTGGATACTATTCAAAAATTTAATCAGCGTTTTCCAGAGACCGACCCATTATTGATTCTCGCTAAAATTGAGAAATTAGAAAACACATTAAATCATAATGTGAACTTGAATGTCTTTTGTTTGAACCTTATATTTACTCTGGCTTCGATTTCAATTAGGAAATAA
- a CDS encoding ParA family protein, protein MARIIVIANQKGGVGKTTTSINLSSSVAAAEFKTLLIDIDPQANSTSGLGVENSAGTVYETLIGIEKAENCIVNSYMPHLDILPSTINLVGAEVEMVSMEHREFLLKNALTSIQDRYDFIFIDCPPSLGLLTLNALSASHSVLIPVQCEYFALEGLGQLLNTINIVKKNFNESLSIEGVLLTMYDSRLRLSNQVVEEVKKYFGAKVFQTIIHRNVRLSEAPSHSKPVILYDASSVGAQNYISLASELIERTKIQKGQGH, encoded by the coding sequence ATGGCCAGAATAATTGTTATTGCAAATCAGAAGGGAGGAGTTGGTAAAACAACTACCTCAATCAATCTTTCTTCGTCGGTTGCCGCCGCCGAATTCAAAACTTTATTAATTGATATTGATCCACAGGCTAATTCTACATCTGGGTTAGGTGTAGAAAATAGCGCTGGAACAGTATATGAAACACTTATCGGAATCGAAAAAGCTGAGAATTGTATAGTAAACTCATATATGCCTCATCTCGATATTCTTCCCTCAACCATAAATTTAGTTGGAGCAGAAGTAGAGATGGTATCAATGGAGCATAGAGAATTTTTATTGAAAAATGCATTAACTTCAATTCAAGACCGTTACGATTTTATATTTATAGATTGTCCTCCCTCGCTCGGATTACTTACTTTAAATGCGCTTTCTGCATCCCATTCTGTATTAATCCCGGTTCAATGCGAGTATTTTGCCCTCGAAGGATTAGGGCAGCTATTAAATACAATTAATATCGTCAAAAAGAATTTTAATGAATCACTTAGCATCGAGGGTGTGCTACTTACTATGTACGATTCTAGACTCAGACTTTCAAATCAGGTAGTGGAAGAGGTAAAAAAATATTTTGGGGCAAAAGTATTTCAAACAATTATTCATAGAAATGTCCGCCTATCGGAAGCACCGAGTCATTCCAAACCGGTTATTTTATACGACGCTAGTTCTGTAGGTGCCCAAAATTATATTTCTTTAGCATCAGAATTAATCGAACGTACAAAAATTCAAAAAGGACAAGGGCATTAA
- a CDS encoding MerR family transcriptional regulator, producing MKDFALKKLYYSISEVSKLTGLEQYILRYWETEFEQLNPSKNRAGNRIYTNKEIKLILQIKRLLREEKYTIEGAKKILSEGVSTPMENQGHEEIQPEQISHAISHSPRSLKKDLEEVKSFLVYLQSSF from the coding sequence ATGAAGGATTTTGCATTAAAAAAATTATACTACTCTATCAGCGAGGTTAGTAAACTTACCGGATTGGAACAATATATTCTGCGATATTGGGAAACAGAATTTGAACAATTAAACCCAAGCAAAAACAGAGCAGGTAATAGAATTTATACAAATAAAGAAATTAAGTTAATCCTACAGATTAAACGTTTGCTTCGGGAAGAAAAATATACTATTGAAGGGGCTAAAAAGATTTTGAGTGAGGGAGTATCAACCCCTATGGAAAATCAAGGACATGAGGAAATTCAACCTGAACAGATTTCTCATGCAATTTCACATTCACCAAGATCACTCAAAAAAGATCTTGAAGAAGTAAAGAGTTTTTTAGTTTATTTGCAGTCGAGTTTTTAA
- the ftsY gene encoding signal recognition particle-docking protein FtsY encodes MSWIKNSFQNLKNGLTKTRQTIFNKIEETFTGKSKLDESDFDKLEEILINSDLGTELSLALIENTRKSLHNEDDRTFANIIEILKNELIKILGDYEQNSNSVSFDKNSPYIILVVGVNGTGKTTTIGKLANFYKNEMKSVLLVPCDTFRAAANEQLNEWALRSGVEIWNNSTSKDPSSVAFDSIKHALNEKIDIVLIDTAGRLHNNANLMIELSKINRVISNLIVSAPNETLLVVDGNSGQNALRQADEFLKYVKVTGLIVTKLDGTAKGGSVIQISHKKRIPIKFIGTGEKINDLQEFNQTDFVNALFEKV; translated from the coding sequence ATGAGTTGGATTAAAAATAGTTTTCAAAATTTAAAAAATGGCTTAACGAAGACCCGGCAAACAATCTTTAACAAAATTGAAGAAACTTTCACTGGTAAATCAAAGTTGGATGAATCTGATTTTGATAAATTAGAAGAGATTTTAATAAATAGTGATCTGGGTACTGAACTTTCACTAGCTTTGATTGAAAATACAAGAAAAAGTTTACACAATGAAGATGACCGCACATTTGCAAATATTATCGAAATTCTAAAAAATGAATTGATAAAAATTCTTGGTGATTATGAGCAAAATTCGAATTCCGTATCATTTGATAAAAATTCACCATATATAATACTAGTAGTTGGTGTAAATGGAACCGGTAAAACCACTACAATAGGTAAGTTAGCAAATTTTTATAAAAATGAAATGAAATCTGTATTACTTGTTCCGTGTGATACTTTTAGAGCTGCAGCAAATGAGCAACTTAATGAGTGGGCACTTAGATCCGGAGTGGAAATCTGGAATAATTCTACTTCTAAAGATCCATCCTCGGTGGCATTCGACTCAATCAAACATGCTCTTAATGAGAAAATTGATATTGTTTTAATTGACACTGCTGGGCGGCTTCATAACAATGCAAACTTAATGATAGAATTATCTAAGATTAATAGAGTCATCTCCAATCTTATTGTGTCTGCTCCCAATGAAACTTTGTTGGTCGTAGATGGTAATTCTGGCCAAAATGCGTTACGCCAAGCTGATGAATTCCTCAAGTATGTTAAAGTTACAGGTTTAATAGTCACAAAATTAGATGGTACAGCAAAAGGGGGGTCAGTGATTCAGATTTCACATAAGAAAAGAATTCCTATAAAATTTATAGGTACGGGAGAAAAAATAAATGATCTCCAAGAATTTAATCAAACTGATTTTGTAAACGCACTTTTTGAGAAAGTATAA
- a CDS encoding amidophosphoribosyltransferase: MDKPKCNCGIFGIMGTPEAAHFTFYGLHSLQHRGQEASGIVTLSMTENNKPVFNYHKDLGYVSEVYSKKDVFEKTLIGDIAIGHNRYSTTGSSASIKNIQPFLVNYRLGNLAVAHNGNLTNASKLRKELVDEGAIFQTTSDTEVILHLIARSKLTNQIDQIKEAINKIEGAFSLLILTDNYLIGVRDKYGFRPLCLGKSNGSLIITSETCALDINKAEYIRDVEPGEMVVLKKNDLNEVSLESHSYTDEIVTKKHCVFEFIYFSRPDSRIFETNVDKIRRKLGKILAENHPVVDKDGEKVIVISVPDSSNTVAIGFQNHLSKMGIPSKLEIGLIRSHYVGRTFILPGQRDREIGVRIKFNTVKGVLEGKTVVLVDDSIVRGTTSKLLINLIKEANPKEIHLRISSPPIISPCFYGMDFPSPEELIANRFHQNIEEIRNYLDVDSLHYLTESELLDAMIGFAPEEFCTACFTGKYPVNVDMMKSKEIYEN, from the coding sequence ATGGATAAACCAAAATGTAATTGCGGAATATTTGGAATAATGGGCACACCGGAAGCTGCTCATTTCACTTTTTATGGCCTTCATTCGCTTCAACATCGAGGACAGGAAGCTTCTGGGATTGTGACCTTGAGTATGACTGAAAATAACAAACCAGTATTTAATTACCACAAAGATCTAGGTTATGTATCCGAGGTGTATTCAAAAAAGGATGTATTTGAAAAAACTTTAATTGGTGATATTGCGATTGGACATAATCGGTATTCCACTACCGGCTCATCTGCTTCAATTAAAAATATACAACCATTTTTGGTAAATTATCGATTAGGTAACTTAGCTGTCGCTCATAACGGTAATCTTACTAATGCATCAAAACTAAGAAAAGAACTAGTGGATGAGGGAGCAATATTTCAAACCACTAGCGATACCGAAGTAATTTTACATTTGATCGCTCGAAGTAAATTGACAAATCAAATAGATCAGATTAAGGAAGCAATTAACAAAATTGAAGGTGCATTTTCATTATTAATTCTTACAGATAATTATCTGATTGGAGTTCGTGACAAGTATGGATTTCGTCCATTATGTTTGGGGAAAAGTAATGGTTCCTTAATAATTACTTCGGAGACATGTGCTCTAGATATCAACAAAGCTGAATATATTCGAGATGTAGAGCCTGGCGAGATGGTTGTATTAAAGAAAAATGATTTAAATGAGGTCTCATTGGAATCACATTCATACACTGATGAGATTGTAACTAAAAAGCATTGTGTATTTGAATTTATCTATTTCTCTCGCCCTGATAGTAGAATTTTTGAAACTAATGTTGATAAAATTCGCCGAAAGTTAGGAAAAATTTTAGCTGAGAATCATCCTGTTGTTGATAAAGATGGTGAAAAAGTTATCGTTATCAGCGTCCCGGACAGCTCTAATACTGTAGCAATAGGATTTCAAAATCATCTTTCAAAAATGGGCATTCCAAGTAAACTTGAAATTGGACTTATTCGAAGCCATTATGTTGGGAGAACTTTTATTCTTCCAGGACAAAGAGACAGAGAAATTGGCGTTAGAATTAAATTTAATACTGTGAAAGGGGTTCTAGAAGGGAAAACAGTTGTTTTAGTAGATGATTCAATTGTACGAGGAACAACATCAAAATTGCTGATTAATTTAATTAAGGAAGCTAATCCAAAGGAGATCCATTTAAGAATTTCATCGCCTCCAATTATCAGTCCTTGTTTTTATGGAATGGATTTCCCAAGTCCTGAAGAATTAATCGCTAATAGATTTCATCAAAATATAGAAGAAATAAGAAATTATTTAGATGTTGATTCTCTCCATTATTTAACCGAAAGTGAATTGTTAGATGCGATGATTGGATTTGCTCCAGAGGAATTTTGCACCGCATGTTTTACGGGAAAATATCCTGTTAATGTAGATATGATGAAGTCTAAGGAAATTTATGAAAATTAA
- a CDS encoding DUF2795 domain-containing protein: MIWTVELASYLDDAPWPATKEELIDYADRIGAPLEVIENLQELEETDEPYETIEDIWPDYPSDEDFFYNDDDEFKS, translated from the coding sequence ATGATTTGGACTGTAGAATTAGCTTCATACCTCGATGATGCACCATGGCCGGCTACAAAAGAAGAACTAATAGATTATGCCGATCGTATTGGCGCTCCTTTAGAGGTAATTGAAAATCTTCAAGAATTGGAAGAAACTGATGAGCCTTATGAAACAATTGAAGATATTTGGCCAGATTACCCAAGCGATGAAGATTTCTTTTATAATGACGATGACGAATTTAAATCCTAA
- the cdaA gene encoding diadenylate cyclase CdaA — MVELFKIGFLSITILDLLDIFLVSLIFYKIYSVIRGTIAAQIFYGLLIVLLLSFLTQAANFKALGWLLKLISDIWVIAFIILFQPEIRRLLVIIGKNPIIRLFIKSDEYSFIDIVTEAAYELAQNQHGALIVLVKSVGIRGIVETGETVNAKISKQMLKSIFFPRSPLHDGAVIINNEIIEAAGCTLPLSSESIREGRTLGMRHKAGLGISEQADVISVIVSEETGSISVAENGVIKFGLSREALRNYLQASLKISRERGFKGLIESWLRTK; from the coding sequence ATGGTTGAATTATTTAAAATAGGCTTTCTCTCAATTACAATTTTAGATTTGCTTGACATCTTCTTAGTGTCTCTAATCTTTTATAAAATCTATAGCGTAATTAGAGGAACTATTGCCGCTCAAATATTCTATGGATTATTAATTGTACTTCTTCTTTCGTTTCTGACACAAGCAGCAAACTTTAAAGCTCTCGGCTGGCTCTTAAAACTTATTTCCGACATTTGGGTTATTGCTTTTATTATTCTTTTTCAACCTGAGATTAGAAGACTTTTAGTAATAATTGGTAAGAACCCGATTATCAGACTATTTATAAAATCTGATGAGTATAGTTTTATAGATATTGTTACGGAAGCCGCTTATGAGCTGGCTCAGAATCAGCATGGTGCTCTAATTGTACTTGTAAAATCAGTAGGTATTAGAGGTATTGTTGAAACGGGAGAAACAGTCAATGCCAAAATTTCCAAACAAATGCTTAAATCAATATTTTTCCCTCGATCTCCTCTGCATGATGGTGCAGTAATTATTAATAATGAAATTATTGAAGCCGCAGGATGCACTCTTCCTCTTTCATCCGAATCAATAAGAGAGGGAAGAACATTAGGAATGAGGCATAAAGCTGGACTTGGTATTTCCGAACAAGCTGATGTAATAAGTGTCATTGTATCTGAAGAGACCGGCAGTATCTCTGTTGCAGAGAATGGAGTAATTAAGTTTGGGCTTTCTCGTGAAGCTTTGAGAAACTATCTACAAGCCTCATTAAAAATTTCACGTGAGAGGGGGTTTAAAGGGTTGATTGAAAGCTGGCTTAGAACAAAATAA